The following are encoded together in the Desulfococcus multivorans genome:
- a CDS encoding sulfurtransferase TusA family protein: MERPPDYIIDVKGIFSPFTLLKISRVFKGMAPGDTLEIRECDPETRSDLLRILPPETRRLGIDDAGGEGAAARCRIRVSKTAVPERTPPVEHPTPSQKGPIR; encoded by the coding sequence ATGGAACGGCCGCCCGATTACATCATCGATGTCAAGGGGATCTTCTCCCCGTTTACCCTCCTGAAAATCAGCCGGGTCTTCAAGGGTATGGCGCCAGGCGATACCCTTGAAATCCGGGAGTGCGATCCCGAAACCCGTTCCGATCTCCTTCGGATCCTGCCTCCGGAAACCCGTCGTCTGGGCATCGACGACGCCGGCGGCGAAGGCGCGGCCGCCCGCTGCCGGATTCGGGTGTCCAAGACCGCCGTTCCGGAGCGGACGCCCCCTGTTGAACACCCAACCCCAAGCCAGAAAGGACCCATCAGATGA
- a CDS encoding FAD-dependent oxidoreductase — MTSPLNVVVIGGVAAGPKTAARLKRIMPEARVTLIDKDRIVSYGACGLPYYVEGLFDDINTLMETPVGVARTPVFFDKVKGFSVRTRTEALAIDRKNRQVRVRNLDSGEEADLPYDKLVIATGGYPFRPPIPGVDLKNVWFMTHPDDARTLVEEIQAQGLKKAVMVGAGFIGIEMAEALKHRGLDVTVVEMVDQIMPGILDKDVATFAAKHLRAKGVKLVLGERVTAIEGDTRAAAVKTDRQKIDADLVVIAVGTRPNDRLARAADLDCMARGGIIINEYCQTSDPNIYAGGDCVVNRYAGKIAGSRLFVALGSTANKHGRIIANHIAGKATPFSGITCTGIVRAFDFTLGRTGLSEQQARNLNMEIETVTWSGPDMPHYMPGSGPFIIKMIASKRDRKLLGVQVAGMGNGAKRIDVSAAVILLGGTLDDVSDVDFGYAPPYSPPIDPLATCAHVLTNKLDGLARGISAFEAKAIIDRGDALLLDVRTPQEFATVQLPYDVVHIPLGALREKSAELPRDRDILAFCKVSMRGYEAQLILNAAGFDRVRFIEGGIIGWPFEVRNLS, encoded by the coding sequence ATGACATCACCGTTAAACGTCGTTGTGATCGGCGGCGTCGCCGCCGGCCCCAAGACCGCCGCCCGGCTGAAACGAATCATGCCTGAAGCCCGCGTAACCCTCATCGACAAGGACCGAATCGTCTCCTACGGGGCCTGCGGCCTGCCCTACTATGTGGAGGGCCTCTTCGACGACATCAACACCCTCATGGAGACCCCTGTCGGCGTGGCCCGGACCCCGGTCTTCTTCGACAAGGTCAAGGGATTCTCGGTGAGAACCCGCACCGAAGCCCTTGCCATCGATCGGAAGAACAGGCAGGTCCGGGTCCGCAACCTGGATTCGGGTGAGGAGGCCGATCTGCCCTATGACAAGCTGGTGATCGCCACCGGCGGCTATCCGTTCAGGCCGCCGATTCCCGGAGTGGACCTCAAAAACGTCTGGTTCATGACCCATCCCGACGACGCCCGCACTTTGGTGGAGGAGATCCAGGCCCAGGGGCTGAAAAAAGCGGTGATGGTGGGTGCGGGCTTCATCGGCATCGAGATGGCCGAAGCCCTCAAGCACCGGGGCCTCGACGTCACGGTGGTGGAGATGGTGGATCAGATCATGCCCGGCATCCTGGACAAGGATGTGGCGACCTTCGCGGCCAAGCATCTCCGGGCCAAAGGCGTCAAACTGGTACTGGGCGAACGGGTCACCGCCATCGAAGGGGACACCCGGGCCGCCGCCGTCAAGACCGACCGGCAGAAGATCGACGCCGATCTCGTGGTCATCGCCGTGGGCACCCGCCCCAACGACCGTCTGGCCCGGGCCGCCGACCTCGACTGCATGGCCCGGGGGGGCATCATCATCAATGAATACTGCCAGACCAGCGATCCGAATATCTACGCGGGGGGCGACTGCGTGGTCAACCGGTATGCCGGGAAGATCGCCGGAAGCCGTCTCTTCGTGGCCCTGGGCTCCACGGCCAACAAGCACGGCCGGATCATCGCCAACCACATCGCCGGAAAGGCCACGCCCTTTTCCGGCATCACCTGCACCGGCATCGTCCGCGCCTTCGATTTCACCCTTGGTCGGACCGGTCTCAGCGAGCAGCAGGCCCGCAACCTGAACATGGAGATCGAGACCGTCACCTGGTCGGGCCCGGACATGCCCCACTACATGCCCGGCAGCGGCCCCTTCATCATCAAGATGATCGCCTCCAAACGGGATCGTAAGCTGCTGGGGGTCCAGGTGGCCGGCATGGGCAACGGGGCCAAACGGATCGACGTATCAGCCGCGGTCATTCTCCTGGGCGGCACCCTCGACGACGTGAGCGACGTCGATTTCGGCTACGCCCCGCCCTACAGTCCGCCCATCGATCCCCTGGCCACCTGCGCCCACGTGCTCACCAACAAACTGGACGGCCTGGCCAGGGGAATCTCGGCCTTTGAGGCCAAGGCGATCATCGACCGGGGCGACGCCCTGCTTCTCGATGTCCGCACACCCCAGGAATTCGCAACAGTGCAGCTCCCCTACGACGTCGTCCACATCCCCCTGGGGGCCCTCAGGGAAAAATCGGCGGAACTGCCCCGCGACCGGGACATCCTCGCCTTCTGCAAGGTGAGCATGCGGGGATACGAAGCCCAGCTGATCCTCAACGCCGCGGGGTTCGACCGGGTCCGGTTCATCGAGGGCGGCATCATCGGATGGCCCTTTGAGGTGCGAAACCTGTCCTGA
- a CDS encoding DnaJ domain-containing protein, giving the protein MKLIGIIIGLIYTLWPVDIIPDMPFVGFLDDVALWVLLFWYLFLRPGATETPASEDADPRRDRSRTFRGGRDERGGTDQRPPTGDAPKDPYEILGIDRGASPEAVKKAYRTLAAKYHPDKFAHLGEDFQKTAEKRFKEIHEAYRTLISKP; this is encoded by the coding sequence ATGAAGCTCATCGGCATCATCATCGGCCTGATCTACACCCTGTGGCCCGTAGATATCATCCCCGACATGCCGTTTGTGGGATTTCTGGACGATGTTGCCCTGTGGGTCCTCCTCTTCTGGTATCTCTTCCTGCGCCCCGGCGCAACGGAAACACCCGCTTCGGAAGATGCCGACCCCCGTCGGGATCGCTCCCGGACCTTCCGGGGCGGCCGCGACGAGCGGGGAGGGACCGACCAGAGGCCGCCGACCGGGGACGCCCCGAAGGACCCCTATGAGATCCTGGGCATCGACCGGGGCGCTTCACCCGAGGCTGTCAAAAAAGCCTATCGGACCCTGGCGGCCAAATACCACCCCGACAAGTTCGCCCACCTGGGGGAGGATTTCCAGAAAACGGCCGAAAAGCGGTTCAAAGAAATCCACGAGGCCTATCGCACCCTGATATCCAAACCCTGA
- a CDS encoding flavodoxin family protein — protein sequence MPKIVAVYGSPRRNGNTATLLKAAVRGARDAGAEVREFVLRDLRMSPCLEIYKCRENGRCAIRDDFQTVHDDILSAEGMMIASPIFFYTVSAHTKILMDRCQSCWVKKYWIDKAAFGKRPPTRKGLFIAVGATRGKRLFEGALLTVRYFFDVLDMDLWRSLLYRGLDFEGDVLEHPEYLEEAYRTGRALAEALPAPK from the coding sequence ATGCCCAAGATTGTCGCCGTTTACGGCAGCCCGAGACGAAACGGGAACACCGCGACCCTGCTGAAAGCGGCCGTCAGGGGCGCCCGGGACGCCGGCGCCGAGGTCCGGGAATTCGTATTGCGGGACCTCAGGATGTCGCCCTGCCTTGAAATCTACAAATGCAGGGAGAACGGTCGGTGCGCCATCCGGGACGACTTTCAGACGGTCCATGACGACATCCTCTCCGCCGAAGGCATGATGATCGCCTCCCCGATCTTTTTCTACACCGTGAGCGCCCACACCAAGATTCTGATGGACCGCTGCCAGTCCTGCTGGGTCAAGAAATACTGGATCGACAAGGCCGCCTTCGGAAAACGGCCCCCCACCCGCAAGGGGCTCTTCATCGCCGTGGGGGCGACCCGGGGGAAAAGGCTCTTCGAGGGGGCCCTCCTCACCGTACGCTACTTTTTCGACGTCCTGGACATGGACCTCTGGCGATCGCTGCTTTACCGGGGTCTCGACTTCGAAGGGGACGTCCTGGAACACCCCGAGTACCTGGAAGAGGCATATCGAACCGGTCGGGCCCTGGCGGAAGCCCTTCCCGCTCCGAAGTAG